The window CTCATTGAAACAGATGGAAGCCCCCTGGTTTATGGTGAGCACTATTGTGGGGCAGCCAAAACTGTCTTGGTCTATAACTTCTTCGACATGTTACCGAAGAAAGACGAGGATCAGGTCTTCGAGTCAGAAGTAAAGGACATAGAGCCTTTTGGAAGGTGTGTAACGGGTAGGAGCATGGGTATGAAGGGGAGTGGCGTTGCGTTCATAAATGCCATTGAGGGTTGTCTTAAGGCAGAGGGAAAGTTGCCT of the Candidatus Bathyarchaeota archaeon genome contains:
- a CDS encoding peptidase M20 codes for the protein MDKISKTLEQLKGEHVERIVKVLRQPTIFNDYPNIRKCAEIYVDYLKKAGMKEVSLIETDGSPLVYGEHYCGAAKTVLVYNFFDMLPKKDEDQVFESEVKDIEPFGRCVTGRSMGMKGSGVAFINAIEGCLKAEGKLP